A segment of the Actinomycetota bacterium genome:
GCGCCACGCGAGACGGCCATCACGTGGTGGAGCATGTCCTCCATCGTGACCGGGAGCTCGTTGGCGTACCCGAGGACGTTGCGGCCGAGGGAGTCGCCCACCAGCAACGCGGGAACTCCGGCCCGGTCGAGGATCTGGGCGGTGGGGAAGTCGTACGCGGTGAGCATCACCCAGCGTCGCTGCTCACCCTTCCACGCCCTGAGGTCGTGGGTCGACACGGTTCGATCGGGCATCGCTCGCGCCTCCTTCAAGTGCACGGCAGTCGTTGCAGTCTAACGGTGGTTCGAGCTCGGAGCTTCCCGGCCCCGTGTCGTTCAAGCGACCGCAGGAGCGACCGCCGGGTCCGACAGGCCCGGCCCTGACACGATGATCCGCATCGTGCTGAGTGGGGTGTCGAGCTCCGCGGTATTGATCGAGGTGGTCGACTCGGTCCGGCGAAGGAATGCGAACCACGGCAGCGAAGCGCTCGAGGGCATCTGGTCGAGCTCGTCGCGCTCGAGGATCGGGCTGAGCGACCCATCGGCCAGGGCGACCGTTCGGAGGTCGAGGTCGCCGTTCGTCTCGACGTGCTCGTGCAGGATCACGGCGGTCGATCCGTCGAGATCGACCCAGGCCGGCGAGCGGTCCCTTCCCTTGCCCTCGGTCAGCCGACGTTCGCCGCGGCCGCCCGACGCCATGACCCGGATCGACGGGCGTTCGCCTCGGCTGCTCATGAACGCGATCTTGGACGGCCCCCACGCGGGCTCGACGTCGGCGGCTGGGGAGTTCGTGAGTCGACGAACGTTCGATCCGTCGACGTCGGCCGTCCAGATGTCGGTGTTCCCCTTCGCTCGGCGGACGAAGGCGATCGAGGAGCCGTCGGGCGACCAGGTCGGGTCCGAAGCCCGGTTCAGCTGGGCGAGCCGCCTGTCGTGTCGACGATCCAGATCTGGGGACCGGTCGACGTCTTCCGCGTGAAAGCGAGGCGCCCGGAGCCCGGTTCCCAGGCAGGATCGGTATCCTTCGACGGGCCCGAGGTGATCTGCACGTCGTCGCCCCCCGTGGGGGGCACGGTCCAGAGGTCGCCGTCGCGGACGTAGGCGATCCGCGCCTCCGGGGTGGTACCGCTGGGCGGGGCGGCGGAGCCGCCGGGAGCGAGCGCGAGCATCCCGGCAGCGACCGCCAGCGCCACGATCGAGCGGGAACGTCGCATGCAGGAGGTTTCGGCAGCGCGTTGCGCGGGCCTGAGCCGTGTCGGACCCCGGTGCTAGCGTTCGGGCCGTTCTCGTACACTGCTGGGCGACCCTCAAGTCCCTACTGCTCCCTCTCGTGAGGGGGCCGTCCAGACCAGAGGAGGTGACTGGTTGAGGGAATACGAAGTCATGCTCATCCTGCCCGCCGAGGCCGACGAGAAGGTCGTCTCGACGGCGACCGACCGAATCGCCAAGGTGATCTCCATCAACGGTGGTGAGGTCGGCAACATCGATCGCTGGGGCCGCCGCAGATTCGCGTTCGAGATCGACCATCAGAACGAGGGCTACTACGTGGTGGCTAACTTCACGGCCGATCCGGCTGCGCAGCCCGAGCTCGACAGGGTGTTGAACCTGGCCGACGAGGTCATCCGTCACAAGGTGATCGCGCTGCCGGCCAAGGGACGACACGCCAAGCGCGCCGAGGCGCGCGGCGAGCAGCCGCGATCGACCTCGAGCGAAGCGGCCTCACCGGCCCCCGCGACCGAGGCATCCGACGATCCAGAATCCGAAGCTTCCCCCGCCCCCGCGTGAGCCATACGCGCGACGGGTGCAGACACCGAAGAGGTGGTGACGTGACATGGCGAGCGACAACCAGGTGACCCTGGTCGGCAACCTGACCGACGACCCCGAGCTGCGGTACACGCCCAACGGGGCCGCGGTCTGCAAGTTCCGGATCGCCGTCAACCGCCGCATCCCCGACGGCGCCGGTGGCTGGAAGGACGGCGAAGCGTCGTACTTCACGGTCAATTGCTGGCGCAGCCTCGGCGAGAACGCGGCCGAGTCGCTCACGCGCGGCATGCGCGTGGTCGTGGCCGGCCGACTCAACTACCGCTCCTGGGAGAACCAGGACGGCGACAAGCGCACCGCCATCGAGATCGAGGCCGACGAGGTCGGCCCGAGCTTGCGATGGGCTACCGCGCGCGTCGAGCGTCAGTCCCGCTCGAGCAGCAGCTCGTCCGGCGGCGACTGGGGCGAGCGCGTCGCGGCGCCCGTGGGTGGCGGTGGCACCGACCAGGAGGAGACACCGCTGTAATGCCACCGAAGAAGAGGGAAGGCCCCAAGCGCCGTCGCGACAAGGACGACAAGGGCTGGCAGAAGAAGGGCAAGCGCAAGTTCTGCGTCTTCTGCAAGGACCGCGTCGACTACGTCGACTACAAGGACGTCGTCACGTTGCGCAAGTTCGTGAGCGAGCGGGGCAAGATCCGCGCCCGACGGGTCACGGGCAATTGCGTCCAGCACCAGCGCGACGTCGCCACGGCCGTGAAGAACGCTCGCCAGATGGCGCTGCTGCCGTACTCGAGCCGATGAAGGTCGTCCTCCAGAAGCCCGTCGACAAG
Coding sequences within it:
- the rpsR gene encoding 30S ribosomal protein S18, producing MPPKKREGPKRRRDKDDKGWQKKGKRKFCVFCKDRVDYVDYKDVVTLRKFVSERGKIRARRVTGNCVQHQRDVATAVKNARQMALLPYSSR
- the ssb gene encoding single-stranded DNA-binding protein, with product MASDNQVTLVGNLTDDPELRYTPNGAAVCKFRIAVNRRIPDGAGGWKDGEASYFTVNCWRSLGENAAESLTRGMRVVVAGRLNYRSWENQDGDKRTAIEIEADEVGPSLRWATARVERQSRSSSSSSGGDWGERVAAPVGGGGTDQEETPL
- the rpsF gene encoding 30S ribosomal protein S6 codes for the protein MREYEVMLILPAEADEKVVSTATDRIAKVISINGGEVGNIDRWGRRRFAFEIDHQNEGYYVVANFTADPAAQPELDRVLNLADEVIRHKVIALPAKGRHAKRAEARGEQPRSTSSEAASPAPATEASDDPESEASPAPA